From Bacillus sp. Bos-x628, the proteins below share one genomic window:
- a CDS encoding EamA family transporter, whose protein sequence is MNKKYIGALFLAIAASIWGGMYVVVKVTVAVVPPLELVWMRYIVAGIVLVLTIWRLGYSFRIDKKDIPLIAAIGLIGNFLSIVTQEIGTMYTSAQMGAVITSATPAFMVFFAFFLLKEAITFRKCVSILLATVGIFIMIGRVAIQTDEFVGGISLVIAALTWALMSVLLKRVPRKYPQVVTTTYAIIIALIGLTPPVLFRLSELDFEKMARPEIWGGILYLGVISTALAFFLWNRGLQLMQASSGGLFFFFQPVVGAALGWLLLGEEMGLRFFIGILCIFAGVFIVLRAKE, encoded by the coding sequence ATGAATAAAAAATATATAGGCGCACTTTTCTTAGCGATTGCAGCAAGTATTTGGGGCGGCATGTATGTAGTTGTGAAGGTAACAGTGGCTGTGGTTCCGCCACTTGAGCTTGTATGGATGAGATATATAGTAGCAGGGATCGTTCTAGTTTTGACGATTTGGCGATTAGGCTATTCCTTTCGAATAGATAAAAAAGATATACCGCTCATAGCGGCCATTGGGCTGATAGGCAATTTTCTTTCTATCGTGACTCAAGAAATCGGTACCATGTACACATCTGCTCAAATGGGTGCAGTAATTACATCAGCAACACCTGCCTTTATGGTGTTTTTTGCATTCTTTCTTTTAAAAGAAGCCATCACTTTTCGGAAGTGTGTATCCATTCTGCTTGCCACAGTAGGGATATTCATAATGATTGGTCGCGTCGCTATACAAACGGATGAGTTTGTTGGAGGAATCTCATTAGTCATTGCTGCCTTAACATGGGCCCTTATGTCTGTATTGCTTAAACGTGTTCCAAGAAAATATCCTCAAGTGGTGACGACAACTTATGCGATCATCATTGCCCTGATAGGATTAACACCACCTGTTCTATTTCGCCTGTCTGAACTGGATTTTGAGAAAATGGCGAGACCTGAAATTTGGGGCGGTATTCTTTATCTCGGCGTCATCTCGACAGCACTTGCTTTCTTTTTATGGAACAGAGGACTCCAACTTATGCAAGCTTCCAGCGGAGGTCTCTTTTTCTTCTTTCAGCCAGTCGTAGGTGCAGCTCTCGGTTGGCTGCTTTTAGGTGAGGAGATGGGACTCCGCTTTTTTATCGGGATTCTCTGTATCTTTGCAGGTGTTTTTATTGTCTTACGTGCAAAGGAGTAG
- a CDS encoding AzlD domain-containing protein, translating to MMWLIFGCMIVTVIPRVVPFLFVKNIQLPDVVLKWLSFIPICIFTALIAEHLFVQTTKGISVHWMYLAVLMPTVLVALWTKSLSITVLIGVMLMGAARWFF from the coding sequence ATGATGTGGCTTATTTTTGGTTGTATGATTGTGACTGTCATTCCAAGGGTCGTTCCTTTTTTATTTGTTAAAAATATTCAGTTGCCTGATGTTGTACTCAAATGGTTATCGTTTATCCCAATTTGTATATTCACCGCTTTGATTGCAGAGCATTTATTTGTTCAAACAACGAAAGGAATATCTGTTCACTGGATGTATCTTGCTGTATTGATGCCAACAGTGCTGGTTGCTTTATGGACAAAGAGCTTGTCGATCACTGTTCTTATTGGTGTCATGTTGATGGGAGCTGCCAGATGGTTTTTCTAA